The following proteins come from a genomic window of Luteitalea sp.:
- a CDS encoding type II toxin-antitoxin system ParD family antitoxin — MPTRNISVTSEQNAFVEKVVKTGECQNASETVRDALRVFQQRRQEDILKLKALRMQIQAGVEALEQGEFTEVEEADLGTYLEGLSAARRKSTR; from the coding sequence ATGCCGACTCGAAACATTAGTGTGACTTCTGAACAGAATGCCTTTGTCGAGAAGGTTGTCAAGACCGGCGAATGCCAGAACGCGAGTGAAACCGTCCGAGACGCCTTGCGTGTATTCCAGCAGCGCAGGCAAGAAGACATACTCAAACTGAAGGCATTGCGGATGCAGATCCAAGCGGGCGTCGAGGCGCTCGAACAGGGTGAGTTCACCGAGGTCGAGGAGGCAGACCTCGGAACCTACCTGGAAGGTCTATCAGCAGCGCGCCGTAAGAGCACGCGCTAA
- a CDS encoding peptidase M19, with product MHFRDNDLGSNQTPPYEEGGLTAFGKAVVREANRLGIIVDLAHANTRTIMDALEISATPIVFSHTGAKALYEGDRYLTDAEIRSIAADGGLVGIWPAAALKDIDGMIRHIDYVKRLVGVDHIAIGSDLRGMQYLQAFGEEANFRAIVDRLLDAGYSDDEVGKIMGGNFFRLWEQVSGSAARR from the coding sequence GTGCACTTTCGAGACAATGACCTGGGATCCAACCAGACGCCCCCTTACGAGGAGGGCGGCCTCACCGCCTTCGGCAAGGCGGTGGTCCGCGAGGCCAATCGCCTCGGCATCATCGTCGATCTGGCACATGCCAACACGCGGACCATTATGGACGCGCTCGAGATCTCGGCTACGCCAATCGTCTTCAGTCACACCGGTGCGAAGGCGCTGTACGAAGGCGACCGCTACCTGACCGACGCGGAGATTCGCTCGATCGCCGCCGACGGCGGCCTGGTCGGCATCTGGCCGGCTGCCGCCTTGAAGGACATAGATGGGATGATCCGTCACATCGATTACGTCAAGCGGCTGGTTGGCGTCGACCACATCGCGATCGGTAGCGACCTCAGAGGCATGCAGTACCTCCAGGCCTTTGGCGAGGAAGCCAACTTCCGCGCGATCGTCGACCGTCTACTCGACGCCGGGTATTCGGACGACGAGGTAGGGAAGATCATGGGCGGCAATTTCTTCCGCCTGTGGGAGCAGGTGAGCGGCAGCGCCGCGCGACGCTGA